From a region of the Triticum aestivum cultivar Chinese Spring chromosome 7D, IWGSC CS RefSeq v2.1, whole genome shotgun sequence genome:
- the LOC123165666 gene encoding serine/arginine repetitive matrix protein 2 — MASTIRPGMDAAEAKRSPGEEGEGSRTVAPKKLTGCHGVRVVVGPPTSLPAAVACEKTEDWVAVVSRRRAPRPTCPPPSRPSRADAAVRTKAAPPTLVKASYGDENLFNILRSGECARAWAPSSKSVTGGKNPIFKASFADVVKNNVHGARKMPITGRAGAADVKTRSTATPHGEEDALERPISAAVNMAVKKQLPFSANIRTVGAQARGRSKSPVTGAKETVRKASFADVVKRNIHLAHKTPITGDEDGGAVGVMNTHSTTKAYGEKDLISAGDAAFKGQEFASEKDLVTAGDAAFKGHEFASAADDAVTTGDAPRSRSRSSRPRPTTRSPPGTPRSRSRSSRPRPTTRSPPGTPRSRSRSSRPRPTKRPRRSPSQRARMQRSRCPSQGSRTRQLRGKASSPQRTSCSKSKRPSVASRRRSTWTRTRQEWWTTLASGEMYRQEVMIPPGSCLAMGVAVQPRSSQGLAMRAAIPWGSSQGMAVAMAAAAAAAAAGLVSVHVCILFHLRSAAWCGQAITGARTSPRTTADCACKYGVATASARVAREATWPISRCHKSQGISPSFSCQFRLCSAIIRGFSRVPAGQGTIRLSTTSLSYSILSMAVCTSLYMSTV, encoded by the exons ATGGCGTCGACGATCCGCCCGGGCATGGATGCGGCGGAGGCCAAGAGAAGCCCGGGCGAGGAGGGCGAGGGCTCCCGCACGGTGGCCCCGAAGAAGCTGACCGGGTGCCACGGCGTCCGCGTGGTGGTCGGCCCGCCGACGAGCCTACCGGCTGCGGTCGCCTGCGAGAAGACCGAGGACTGGGTCGCCGTCGTCAGCCGGAGGCGCGCGCCTCGCCCTACCTGCCCACCACCGTCGCGCCCCTCCCGCGCGGACGCCGCGGTCAGGACCAAGGCGGCGCCGCCGACGCTGGTGAAGGCCTCCTACGGCGACGAAAATCTCTTCAACATCCTCCGCAG TGGAGAGTGCGCCCGGGCGTGGGCGCCGTCCAGTAAGTCGGTCACCGGCGGGAAGAATCCTATCTTCAAGGCTTCCTTCGCTGATGTGGTGAAGAACAATGTCCACGGCGCGCGCAAGATGCCGATCACCGGTCGTGCGGGTGCGGCGGACGTGAAGACCCGCTCCACGGCGACGCCCCACGGCGAGGAGGACGCGCTCGAGAGGCCCATCTCAGCGGCCGTGAACATGGCCGTCAAGAAGCAGCTCCCCTTCTCTGCCAATATCAG GACGGTGGGGGCGCAGGCGCGGGGGCGCTCCAAGAGCCCCGTCACCGGCGCGAAGGAGACGGTGCGCAAGGCGTCCTTCGCGGACGTGGTGAAGAGGAATATCCACCTCGCGCACAAGACTCCGATCACTGGTGACGAAGATGGTGGTGCGGTGGGCGTAATGAATACCCACTCCACGACGAAGGCCTACGGCGAGAAGGACCTGATCAGCGCCGGGGACGCCGCATTCAAGGGGCAGGAGTTCGCGTCCGAGAAGGACCTGGTCACCGCCGGGGACGCCGCGTTCAAGGGGCACGAGTTCGCGTCCGCGGCCGACGACGCGGTCACCACCGGGGACGCGCCGCGGTCCAGGAGCAGGAGTTCGCGTCCGCGGCCGACGACGCGGTCACCACCGGGGACGCCGCGGTCCAGGAGCAGGAGTTCGCGTCCGCGGCCGACGACGCGGTCACCACCGGGGACGCCGCGGTCCAGGAGCAGGAGTTCGCGTCCGCGGCCGACGAAGCGCCCAAGAAGGAGCCCGTCTCAACGGGCGAGGATGCAGCGCTCCAGGTGCCCGTCTCAGGGGTCGAGAACGCGGCAGTTGAGGGGCAAGGCCTCGTCTCCGCAAAGGACTTCCTGCTCAAAGAGCAAACGCCCCTCAGTGGCGAGCAGGCGGCGCTCGACTTGGACAAGGACTCGCCAAGAATGGTGGACTACGCTGGCGAGCGGCGAGATGTACCGCCAGGAGGTGATGATCCCGCCCGGCAGCTGCCTGGCGATGGGGGTGGCAGTCCAGCCGCGCAGCAGCCAGGGCCTGGCCATGCGGGCGGCGATCCCATGGGGCAGCAGCCAGGGCatggcggtggcgatggcggcggcggcggcggcggcggcggcgggtttggTTTCCGTCCACGTCTGTATCCTCTTCCATTTACGAAGTGCGGCATGGTGTGGCCAGGCGATAACCGGTGCCAGGACTTCGCCACGCACTACTGCAGACTGTGCCTGCAAATACGGTGTGGCAACTGCGTCTGCCCGTGTGGCCCGGGAGGCGACATGGCCAATTTCCCGCTGCCACAAATCACAGGGGATTTCACCCAGTTTCAGCTGCCAGTTCCGATTGTGCTCCGCGATCATCCGTGGGTTTTCTCGGGTGCCCGCCGGCCAAGGTACAATCAGGTTGTCTACTACTTCGCTCTCTTACAGCATCTTGTCGATGGCAGTGTGCACTTCCCTGTACATGTCTACCGTATGA
- the LOC123166594 gene encoding putative F-box/kelch-repeat protein At1g12870, whose protein sequence is MCSRKREEDCLYHALISKREGNIAIAMPSSACNQRKKAAFSGGGSLPDEIIMEVLLRLPVKSILRFRAVCRSWAVFFSTEQFCNLHMATPKIAPLKLLFVSPTSRPGSTEVFSCSPSGPKDDLLFTLDSACGNSMQVVMPAPCHGLTLLFDAVAPAYYICNAATRAVTRLPPFRHSVRCTSTGLGFDAWTRKYKVVRLIKGSRHDNESVRCEVYTHGSGYGDCWRPPTGGIPFGLCRFAGAAVNNAAFFSLPPVFANGHLHWLVQPSLFSKKPRAAVISFSLAEETFSFVGPPPFWTSEMYSSTPLSASGPEFVPFCPGTLGEHLVQIDNQPCMVRDLRYNRNGGCILEIWKLPDRSSCAWSLNHRISLLGRVATDLRQPKVVRVIGSTGTSMSTKKILIATSMHKICDKFQKKVYTYDLNSESLETILSITEAHASLEGMNPSSRFSLFEESLAPVHETVEEIKLSTTLPPNRN, encoded by the coding sequence ATGTGTAGCAGAAAAAGAGAGGAAGATTGCCTATATCATGCGTTAATCTCAAAAAGAGAGGGGAATATTGCCATTGCCATGCCATCCTCTGCTTGCAACCAGAGGAAGAAGGCCGCATTTTCCGGTGGTGGTTCGCTCCCGGATGAGATAATCATGGAGGTGCTACTGCGGCTCCCTGTCAAATCCATACTCCGCTTCCGGGCCGTCTGCCGCTCCTGGGCTGTGTTCTTCTCCACTGAGCAGTTCTGCAATCTCCACATGGCGACCCCCAAGATAGCACCGCTGAAGCTACTGTTTGTCTCACCCACATCAAGACCCGGCTCCACGGAGGTGTTCTCATGCTCCCCGTCAGGCCCCAAAGATGACCTGCTGTTCACCCTTGACTCTGCCTGCGGCAACTCGATGCAGGTTGTCATGCCAGCGCCGTGCCATGGCCTCACCCTTCTGTTTGATGCTGTTGCGCCAGCTTACTACATCTGCAATGCAGCCACACGAGCAGTAACACGTCTGCCACCTTTCCGTCACTCGGTCAGGTGTACATCTACCGGGCTGGGATTTGATGCCTGGACAAGAAAGTACAAAGTGGTCAGACTGATCAAAGGGTCACGCCATGACAATGAGTCCGTAAGGTGTGAGGTATACACACATGGAAGTGGTTATGGGGATTGCTGGAGGCCGCCTACTGGAGGAATACCCTTTGGATTGTGCAGGTTTGCAGGTGCTGCTGTTAATAATGCGGCATTCTTCAGTCTACCACCTGTGTTTGCAAACGGACACCTGCACTGGTTGGTCCAGCCTTCTTTGTTCTCCAAAAAGCCAAGAGCTGCTGTGATATCATTTTCTCTTGCGGAGGAGACCTTCAGTTTTGTTGGGCCACCACCGTTCTGGACATCAGAAATGTACTCATCCACACCATTGTCTGCATCAGGTCCAGAGTTTGTCCCCTTCTGCCCCGGGACATTAGGAGAACACCTAGTGCAGATAGATAACCAACCGTGTATGGTCCGAGACCTTCGATATAATCGTAATGGTGGTTGCATTCTGGAGATATGGAAATTGCCGGATCGTAGCTCTTGTGCGTGGTCACTGAATCATCGCATTTCTTTGTTAGGGCGTGTGGCAACAGATTTACGTCAGCCCAAGGTTGTGAGAGTTATTGGTTCTACAGGCACTAGCATGTCAACAAAGAAGATCCTCATCGCTACTAGCATGCACAAGATCTGCGACAAGTTTCAGAAGAAGGTTTACACCTATGACCTTAATTCTGAATCTTTAGAGACCATTCTTTCAATCACCGAGGCACATGCATCGCTTGAAGGCATGAATCCAAGTTCAAGATTCAGTTTATTTGAAGAGAGCCTTGCCCCGGTGCATGAAACAGTTGAAGAGATAAAATTGTCAACTACTCTGCCTCCCAACCGAAACTAG